The Prochlorococcus marinus str. MIT 9301 genome segment AATTTCCAGAACCTGAATAAGTGTCTTTCTATTCTCTCTTTTGCGAGCTCAGTTGTGGTTCCAGCTCTTAGAATAAAACTCCAATCAGAAGACTCAGAAAGAAGTAGTTCTCTAGCAGCTTGATTGAAGAGTCTTAGAGATAAATCATTATTAAAATTTTCCAAGCACAAATCTACAAATGTTGAGCCTGCTTTTGTAATTTCTGGAACGATCCATGCATTTGCATCATTAATCCAGTAATTATGGTAACCCCCTTGCCCCCAGCTTGATGGCGATGGATCGCAAATCTGAAGATTTGGTTTTTGAATTAAGAATTCTTTTAAATTTGTAAGCTTAATTGAATATTTATTAGAGTTCTTAAGTATATTTTCAATAAAAAAAGGTCCCTCATACCACCAATGACCAAATAACTCTGCATCAAATGGAGCCACCAATAAAGGCTTAAAGGAAGAGGATAAAGTCAATTTTTCTAGCTGTTTGGATCTCGCGAGAAGATAGGCGTCAGCATGTTCTGCCGCTTTATTTTTGGCTTCATTTTCAAGGTAAAACTCTTTTTCCCCTAAAGATATATTTTCATCTGTAATCTTATGAAACTTTAAACCCAAAGGTCTTTTTGTCGAAATACCCTTCTTCTGGAGCTTTGAGAGAGGTAATTCCCACCCCAGATCTTTATGAAATTCCCTATAAACTTTGTCGCCCGGAAATCCTTCCTTAGCAGACCAAACGGGCAATGTTGACTCACTATCTCTCCCAAAAAATGCCACTCCTTTTTTCGAGCATATTGGGGCATACACACCATATCTAGGTCTTGGTGTCGAGTTTAGAATCCCGTGTCCATCTAAGATCGTATATCTAATTCCAGAATTAAATAGTATTTCATCTAAACCCTCATAATATGCGCATTCAGGTAACCAAATACCTAGAGGCTTTGTTTCAAAAATATTTTCATGGCTCCTAATAGCCGTATTAATTTGTCCTTTGATAGTTTCAGGATTCTCCCTTAGAATTGGTAAATATCCATGAGTGGCAGCACAAGTGAGAATATCCAAATTTCCAGAGTTATTTAATACCTTAAACTTCTCAATTAAATTTCCAGAGCAATTTTCCCAATATAGGTATTTATCATTAAGATTTTTAATTAAAAATGCAGAGGCATTTTTTTCTTTTAGCGGCAGTTCGTTTAAGAAATCATTCCTTGTTTTAATCCAGCTTGGGAAAGTTTCTTGAATTTGTATATTATTTAAGAGTGATAATAATGTTGGAGACAAACTAATAGTAAGCTTTGTATTTTCAGGATTTTCTTTTTTGGAAGATTCTATTGATTGAAGTAGCGGTATATAACATTCCAGAATCGCCTGAAATAACCAATCCTCTTCTAAGGAGTTTATTTCATTTTTTCTGACATAAGGTAGATGAGCATGTAAAACTATCGCTAACTGACCTAAAACATTTTTTGGGGGGTATCGCCCATTCATACTTTTTATAATTTATGTCAGAAAATTCTATAAAAAATCAAAATTAAAATTTTATAAAAGGAAGCTTTGATCATAAAAGAATACTTTAATAATTTAAATATTTCATTTTTTTCTTTAGAATTTTAACCAATATTATTTAAGTTATAAATTTGCAGCAAATTTTTTTAAATTAAATCTAGTCAATTTTTTTTAATTAGCTTAATATAAGGCTAGTATCATTCATCTTATGTCAAAAAATCCTGGAAGAATTTTGATATTTGATACAACTCTTCGAGATGGAGAGCAATCTCCTGGTGCAAGTTTAAATCTTGAAGAAAAACTTGCCATAGCTCATCAATTAGCAAGATTAGGGGTAGATGTTATTGAAGCTGGATTCCCTTTCGCAAGTCCAGGAGATTTTAAAGCTGTTAATAAAATTGCCAGTGCCGTTGGGAAAGAGCATGGGCCTACAATATGTGGTTTAGCTAGAGCGTCTAAAGGAGATATAAAAGCATGTTACGAAGCAGTAAGTCCAGCTCCCAAGAAAAGAATACATACTTTTATTGCTACAAGTGATATTCATCTTAAACATAAACTTAAAAAATCCAGAAAAGATGTTCTTCAAATAGTCCCAGAAATGGTTAATTATGCCAAATCATTGGTTGATGATATTGAGTTTTCTTGTGAAGATGCCTCAAGGAGTGATCCTGATTTTTTATACGAAGTGATTCAACTAGCAATTTCTGCAGGAGCGACAACAATCAATATCCCCGATACTGTTGGATTTACAACTCCAAGTGAATTTGGCAACCTAATTGCCGATATAAATAAAAATGTTCCAAATATTGATGAGGCAGTAATCTCGGTTCATGGTCATAATGATCTGGGTTTAGCAGTAGCCAATTTTCTTGAAGCTGTAAAAAATGGTGCAAGGCAACTAGAGTGTACTATAAATGGAATTGGTGAAAGAGCCGGGAATGCCTCTTTAGAAGAATTGGTCATGGCTCTACATGTTAGGAAAAGTTTTTTTAATAGTTTTTTCAAAAGAAATCCAGATTCACCAACTCCTCTTACAGCTATAAGAACAGAAGAAATAACAAAAACCTCAAGACTTGTTTCCAACCTAACTGGAATGACTGTACAACCTAATAAAGCAATTGTGGGAGCTAACGCTTTTGCACATGAGTCAGGCATTCATCAGGATGGTGTTTTAAAAAATAGACTAACTTACGAAATTATCGATGCAAAAACTGTTGGTTTGAGTGACAACAAAATATCTTTGGGGAAACTTAGTGGAAGAAGTGCAGTTAGAGCAAGATTAGAAGAAATGGGATATGATTTGAGTCGAGAAGATTTAAATGATGCTTTTGCCCGTTTTAAGGATTTAGCAGACAGGAAAAGAGAAATTACTGATAGAGACTTAGAAGCAATTGTTAGTGAACAAGTTCAACTCCCAGAAGCTAAATTTCAATTAAGTCTTGTACAAGTAAGTTGCGGTAACGCATCTAAACCTACTGCCACCATTTCGCTTTTAAATACAGAAGATAATACTGAGGATACGGCTGTATCAATAGGGACAGGACCCGTTGACGCTGTATGCGAGGCTTTAAATAAATTAGCTAAAGTTCCTAATGAATTAATTGAATTTTCTGTTAAGTCAGTAACAGAAGGAATTGATGCTTTGGGCGAAGTGACAATAAGAATAAGAAGGGATAATAAAATATATTCTGGTCATTCTGCTGATACGGATGTTGTTGTTGCTGCAGCGAATGCTTACATTAATGCCTTAAATAGGCTTGTATTTTCTGAGAAAAAAAATTCAATTCATCCACAATTTGATAATTTAGAAAATTCTAATAATACATATATATCTAATCCTGCAAATTAAATTATTTCTTAGGATTATTAAGTGTCATTAAAAAATAGTCTCTTAATACTGTAGATTAAATTTATAGTTAAAGCAGCAAATAATGAGAGAAAGGTTACTTGGATATTGGGCGCTTTCGTGGGTTGGTTTAATCAGCAACATAATTGCACTTCCAATAATCGCATTAATAATTAGTTATGGGCCTCCACTAAAAGTTGCAAATATAACTCTTGCCATAAGTCTTGGATGGCCTGCTGCTATTGTTGGAATAGTTTCTTCAGCGGCTCTTTTAGCTGAGAGAAAATGGGGAGTAACTTTAACTCTAGTTTCTCTATCAATGGTAATTTCTGGTATGGGTCCTTATTCAGTTGTAAGACTTATAACTCTTCAAGACATTTTTGGAATTGGTGGGTTTACTCTTTTAACAACATTATTAAGTACGTTAGCTCTTCTATATTGGTGCAATCCAAAACATCGTAGAAGTATTAGGCTTTAAATTTAAATTAAGAAAAAGTATTATTCTTGCTAGTTGGATATTGAATTCTTCTATGTCTAATTCTTTTCCACACATTCAAGAACGACCTTTTTATTAAAAAAATTTCTCCCTTCGATAAATTACTATTATCTAATTGGCCATCTATTTGACGTGAGAAGATAATTTTAGATATTGTTTCCAAAGCTTCTTTATCAGATGCATTAATATTCATAGCTCTTAGTGCTGCTTCACATCCATCTGCAAGCATTAAAATAGCCGTTTCTTTTGACTGTGGAATAGGGCCTTTATATCTAAAATAATTTTCATTAATGACTAGATTTTTTTCTTTAGCTTTTTGAAAAAAATATCCCATTTTTAGAGTGCCTTGATGTTCTGGAATAAAATTAGCAATCAGTTTAGGCAATCTATTTTTCCTTGCATACTTCAATCCTTCATCAACATGTGCCTGTAATACTTCTGCACTTTTAATAGGATCGTCTATTTCATCATGAGGATTCTTTGAACCATCTTGATTTTCAATAAACCAACTTGGTGCATGCAATTTGCCAACATCATGATAAAGCGCACCAGTTTTAATTAGATCAATATCACCACCAATCATTCTTGTTGCTTCCTCTGCTAAACCACATATAAGTAAGGTGTGTTCAAAAGTACCGGGGGCTTCAAGAGATAATCTTCTAATGAGAGGTTTCTCTTTATCAGCCAATTCGAGTAATCTTGCTTTAGTTAACAATCCAAAAATCGATTCAAAAATAGGTATAAATAAAATGGTAAAAAGCATTACTATTGCTAACAAAAGAGAATCTGAAAATATATTGTCGTTAGCAAAAACAAATTCTTGTTTTTCAATAAAAGAAATTTTATCTTTACCTATAAATATCCATTGACTAAACAAAGCGCCAATAGGAACAAAAATTGATAGTTGAAGTAACTGAGCTCTACTTCTTATTCTCCCTCCAAGAAGAGATACTACTGAAGCGCAAACTAATAAAATAAAAAATAAATTGTTGTTGAAAGAAACTTCTGGTTCAGGCCAACTAATGCTTGCTATTGATACCCAAACTAAAGCCGTTATGCTTCCCATTCCTTGAGATATTATTAACGCTGGTGGAATAATTAAAGATAATGGACTTATGGTTGCAGCCAAGGCTAATTTCGAAACCTGCACTGCCAAAAGAAGAGTTACGATTAAGATGATTTGTCTTGAGGAAAGTGTAGGATTTTCTTTTTTTGATACTAAGATCAAAATCCAGGAACCAACAAATGCTTCAGTAAAGGTCAAAATCCAGGAAAATATATTTGAAATATTTAAAGGGGAAGTAAGAAGTAACTTATAAGAAGAAGTTATTGAAATTAAAATGCATATTAAAAAAATTATTAGATTATCAATTTTTGAAATTTTAGTTGGTTGTTTTACGGGAACTTGACTCCTCTTCCACAGATAAAACAATTTTTTTAAAGTAGATGTGATGTTTTGCACAGAATATGATTAAATCTATTTGAATAATTTAAAATTATAGGCATCCTAGATGTAAAAAGGAGATCTTTTCATAAATGTCATTAAAATTAGACGGTAAAAAATTATCCCTTGAAATTGAGGAGAGATTAAATGAATATATTTCTAGTAATAAAGAAATTGCAAAAAGAGCTCCTGGTTTAGCTGTGATAAGAATAGGTGAAGACCCAGCAAGTGGTGTTTACGTTAATAATAAGGAAAAAGCATGTTCAAGGGTAGGAATAAAAAGCTTCATATTTCATCTAAAAGATAATATAGAGCAAAAAGAAGTTGAACAATTAATAAACAAACTAAACTTAGACAAGAATATAGATGGAATGTTGCTACAACTTCCCATCCCAAAGAAGTTTGATGAGCAAAAACTAATCAGCCATATTAATCCAAGCAAAGATGTAGATGGATTAAATGAGATAAACATCGGGAAATTAGTGAAAAATGAGCCTGCGATGAGATCATGTACACCAGCAGGAATTATTAATTTATTAAGATCCCAAAATATTAAAATTGAAGGCAAGAAAATTGTTGTTGTAGGAAGAAGTTTGCTTGTTGGGAAACCCCTATCGCTTATGTTGTTGAATCTAAATGGCACGGTAACAATGACTCATTCAAAAACATTAAATTTGAATAAAGTCTGTAGAGAAGCCGACATACTAATTGCGGCTGCAGGAAAACCCAATCTCATAGATTCTAGTTTTGTGAAAGAAGGAGCAATAATAATTGATGTTGGAATACATAGATTAAAAAGTTCCAATAAAAATCAAACCAGATTATGTGGCGATGTATTATTAGAAGATGTCATTTCTAAAGTATTTGCATACACACCTGTACCAGGAGGCGTTGGACCAATGACCGTAACAATGTTACTTGTGAATACTATTTTTAGCTGGCAAAAACAATTTGGTTTATCATCAAATCTTAATGATCTTTTGCCATAAACTCCAAGATGAAAAATTTTTTACTAAAAGGATAAAATGACTAAAGTAATAAATAGCTATGATTTTGAAAAATATCTTAAACAAACAAAAAAGGTTATAGAAGAAGCACTTGATTTTTCCTTGGGCCCTGAGAATCCAGAAATATTAAGAGAATCAATGAGATATTCCCTTTTGGCTGGAGGAAAAAGGATACGTCCAATTTTATGTTTAGCATCTTGCTCACTGGCTGGAGGGGAGCCCTCTCTTGCTGTTCCTACTGCAGTAGCGATAGAAATGATTCATACAATGTCCTTGATACATGATGATCTTCCCGCGATGGATAATGATGACTTAAGGAGAGGAAGACCAACGAATCATAAAGTATATGGGGATGCAGTAGCTATTCTTGCAGGCGATGCTTTATTAACTAGGGCCTTTGAAATGGTCTCTTTAAGAAGCCCTGGAGTAGATCCAAATAGATTATTAAATGTAATTGGCGAATTATCCTTAGTCGCAGGCGCACCAGGCCTAGTCGGGGGACAAGTTGTTGATTTAGAATGCGAAGGCAAAGAAGTCGACCTTGATACTCTCGAATATATTCATCTTCATAAGACTGGGGCTTTATTGAAGGCTTGTGTAAGAACAGGCGCGATGATCGCAGGCGCTAACGAAAAACTTTTACAAGCTCTTACAACATATGCAGAGGGAATTGGTTTGGCCTTCCAAATAATTGATGATATTCTTGATTTAACTTCAAGTAGTGAAAAGCTTGGTAAAACTGCTGGTAAAGATCTTTTAGCCGACAAAACTACTTACCCTAAATTACTTGGTATGGAGGAGTCAAAGAAAAGAGCATTTGATTTAGTTGAAAAAGCAAAAAAAGCAATTGAACCTTGGGGGGCAGATGCAAATCATTTAATATCATTAGCCGACTTTATTACAAACAGAGATAGATAAATAGTTTTAGTTCATGGCTGAGTTTTTTACCTTTTTTAATAATTCAGTTCTTTTCTGGAGCTTATTATCATGTTTACTAGCTCAATTTTTTAAAATTGTATTCAATTTCTTTTCAACTGGAAAGATCAGGTTTGGAATAATGTTCGAGACTGGTGGTATGCCTTCAAGCCATTCGGCCTTAATAACTGGTGCTGCATCTGGTGTAGGTTATGAATTGGGATTTGATAGCTCAATATTTGCATTATCAGTTGCTGTAGCACTAATAGTTATGTATGACGCTAGTGGTGTTCGAAAATCAGCTGGTATTCAAGCTGTAGAAATCAATAAACTATCAAAAAAACTAGACCCTAAATCTGAATTACTTTTAAAAGAAAACTTGGGCCATACAAAAATTGAAGTCATAGTGGGAAGTTTTTTAGGACCATTAATTACTTTGCCTGGTATGTTTTTTTTAGGTTCACCTCTAAAAATATTTGATTTGATAATAAATTAAGAACCCTTTTAAAAACTAATTTGGGTTGCATCTATAAAGTTTTTTGCGACTTTTGGAGAACTTGGCAAATGTAAGTGAATCCAACTTGCATGCAATTTTTGATCAAAAAAACCTTCATTTTTATATTCAGTTTCCCAAGATTTAATTTTCCATGGGGAAGAAAGTTTCATATGATGCTCAGCTTTTCTTAAATCAAGTTCAGATAAATTATTTTCAATTTCCCAATAATGAAATTCATGTCCTCTAATTAATTGATTTTGTCTAATGATCGGAGTGTCTTTTAGACCTTCAATATATCTATAACCTACTGTGAGCTTACTTTTTTTTGATCTAAAAGGAAGGATCCCACTCATTTTATGATTATTACCACTTTCATCTTTTATAAAGTCTCCTAAAATCATCATCCCTCCGCACTCAGCATATATAAATCCATTTTCGCGGAATTTCCTTAACGAATTTAAGCTTTTTTTAGAGTTACTTATATGCTCAGCATATTTTTCAGGGAACCCCCCAGGAATAATTAAAGAAGAAGCCTCGTTGGGTATCTCTTCATCATCATAAATACTCCATGAAATCAATGGAATACCTACGTCACTCAAAAACTCCTTAGTTTCGGGGTATTGAAAATGAAAGATTTTATCTTCTGCAATTGCAATAGGTTTACTTTTTTCAATTTTAAAGTCTTCAAAACTAGCAGAATTAAAAATTTTCTTTTGAGGAGATTTCAGGAATTTAATAAGAGAAAATAAATCAAGATTTCTTTCCGCATAATTAGCAAAATATTCAATATCAATTTGTTTCCCATTATCCAATGGAGAAATTAAACCTAAATTAGATTTGTTTAAAGTTATTTTTGAATCGGACGGCAAAAAACCAAGAATTTCGATATCTTCATTTTTAAAAACTTCTTCAATTAATTTTTTATGTCTATCAGAATTAACGTTATTGAAAATAATCCCTGCTATTGACAATTCACTATCAAAATCTTTAAAACCTCTAACAGTCGCTAAAAGAGAAGCTACTTGACCTCTAGCATTAACAATAAAAATTACTGGAGCATTGAGAAGTTTAGATATATTTGCTGTGCTTGAATAGGTTGTTGCTCCTAACCCATCAAATAGACCCATTGCTCCTTCAATTAATGAGAATTCATATTTCAAAGAATGTTTAAAAAAACTTTCTTGAACCCATTCCTCACCATTTAAAAAAATATCTAAATTTCTACAAATAGGTTGGCCAATGGAGCTAAGTTGTTGTTGATCAAGATAATCTGGGCCAACCTTGAAAGTTTGTATCTTTATACCTTTTGAAAACGCCCAACAAGATATCAAAAGGGATAATGTAGTTTTCCCACTATCAGTTGAAGGAGAAGATATTACACAAGGCATTTATTAGTTTTTAAAACCATTAAATATTTGAAGAGCTATTTTAATAGAATTTTCAAAAAGAGGGCTTGTATTACCTCTACTACTACCCAATAATTTACTAACGTCATACTCTGATGAAGAAAAAGAATTTGGAACAACTTGCTCTATTAATTCCATATTAGCCATTCCCCCTGCTTCAAGTCTCATACATTCCACTGATTCACAGCCAAGTATTACACAAGTGTTATTTTTTTGAACCTCACTAATTCTTGAAATCAACCTCAATCCAATCACTTGTCCTGAATGAATACTTGGATTCCCCAAAGATAAAGGATTAATTGACGCAGAAATTATTTCGCCATTAATTCTTTCAAACTCTATTTTTGTTGATTCTGTACCCCTTTCAACTCTTAGAAAAGACCAACCAAGTTTATCGCTAATCCATGAGATCAAAAACAAAGCTTGAATCATATGATCCCCTGCGATATCAATATCAACATCAGTAATATGATCTAATATTGGTCTTCTCGAAGGCGGATCAAAAATCATTGCCAATGATTCCCTCCAATTTTTCAACCTAACCCAATTTAAATCATTAATAGCTTTGTCTGAATTATTTAATTGATCTAAAACTTTTAAACATCTGTATGGTGATCCAAGAGCAGTATCAATTATTAACCTTAGACCATAATTAGTAAAATATTCGAAGATTTCAGGTGATTCATCCAAGCTTCCATTCCACCACAACCATGAAGGTAATTCCTCAATAGATAATTCATCAATTATTTTTAATCCTTTATTGGATATTGAGGCTGAGTCTCCCCTAATAACGACTAAATCCCCACAGATAGGTTGCATAGCTGGAGTATCACTTAATGGACAGTAAGCGGATACAAAAGTTTTGATATCTGAATTTTTATTTAACGTTGGCGCTAGAGTTATTAATCTTCTTGGATTCAATGTACTTATTGATGATTCAAAAAATTGTCCTCTAAAGTCTTCAAAGTCTTTATTAGATAAATTTTCCTTCAATAAATTCAATAATTCTTCACTATTAAGGGATGTAGAGATTGGGAGTCCCTCATCTAATATGAACTTTTTAGCAACTTCAATTATCTCAGGACTTAAATTTCCAGTAATTGGTCCATTTAATAATCCTTTTTGAACCAAACATTGTTCTAGCCAAGCAGGCTGCCAGATCATTAGTGTAAAAGTATTAGCGCCAGTATTATCACTATCTTCTGAAACCCATAATTTATTAAGGTAATTAGAAATCTCCTCATAAGGCAGCTCTAGCGGGGTTTGGAGTGTAAGTTGAGGTTTCATTTTTAAGGTCTACGCCAGAAAATATTATCTTTTGAGAGTAATTGATCAGATTCAGGAGGTCCCCACGTCATGGATTCATAATTATAAATAGGTAACTTCCAAGGAGAATTATCCATCAATTCTATTAATGGGGTATAAAGTTTCCAGGCTGCCTCTACTTCATCGCTTCGAGTAAATAAAGTTGGGTCAGAAAGCATTGCATCCGCTAATAATCTTACATAGCCTTCATCTGATGGTTCTCCAAATGATTCATCATAAGAAAATTCCATTTCAACAGGTCTTGATTTCATTCCAGAACCTGGAGATTTTACCTCAAACTTGAAAGTCGCCCCTTCATTTGGCTGAATTCTAAGGATAAGTTGATTTGGGGCAGGATTTATTATTGTTGATTCAAATAAATGAACAGGAACGTCTTTAAAAGTCAAGACTATTTCTCCAAGTCTTTTAGGCAGTCTTTTACCTGTTCTCAAATAAAATGGAACACCTTGCCAACGCCAGTTATCAACGAAAACTTTTGTCGCGATATAAGTTTCTGTTGTGCTATTGGAATTAACACCATCTTCCTGCCTATATCCTTTCAGTTGATTTGAAATATTCCCTCCCTCTCCATATTGACCTCTTATGCAACAATTCCACGGTTCATTTTCGTCAGCAAGTTTTGAAGCTTGAAGAACCTTAGCTTTTTCATTTCTTATTGCTTCTGGCTCAAACTTCCCAGGAGGTTCCATAGCAGTAACAGCAAGCATTTGTGTCATATGGTTTTGAAGCATATCCCTTAAAGCACCTGAGCTTTCGTAATAACCTGCCCTATCTTCAACACCCACTGTTTCAGATGAAGTAATTTGAACACTTGATATATAATTTCTGTTCCAAATTGGTTCAAAAATAGTGTTAGCAAACCTCAAAACAAGAATATTTTGAACTGTCTCTTTACCTAAATAATGATCGATCCTATAAATCTGATTTTCTTCAGCACAACTTTGGACGATTTTATTCAATTTTTTTGCACTTGAATAATCTCTTCCAAAAGGTTTTTCAATCACTAAACGACTTTTCTTGGGGTCATCTAAAAGGCCAGCTTCTTTAAGAGCTTTACATCCACTTGCATAGAAATTCGGAGATACTGATAAATAAAATGTTCTATTACCATGAGTAGCTTGTTTTTTATCAATTTCATTTAATCTTTTAGAAAGCCTTACGACATGATCACTTTGTTGTAAGTCAACAGGTTCATAGAAAAGGTAATTAGAAAATTGTTCCCACTCCGTTTCTTTACCAGATATTTTATTTGATAGCTTTACTTTCATCTTTTCTCTAAACTCATTATCAGTCCAAGGTCTTCTCGCACAACCAACTATTCCAAATTCACTAGGAATTCTTCTTTGTAAATAGAGTTCAAATAAGGCTGGTATTAATTTTCTATGAGTAAGGTCTCCACTAGCACCAAATATTACCAAGCATTGTGGAGATATGACTCTTTCCTGCCGTAAGCCTAATCTTAGAGGATTACTTAAAGTTGAAGGCATATTTTTATTATTCTTTATTTAAAATCCTCTTTTTTTCAAATATTAGCTACATATTGTGTCTAAACCAAAAAGTATTTAGAAGGTTAAACTTAAATCTAAATATCAAAGTTTAGTAAGTTTCTACGTGCCATCTCCCTGCTTTTTTTAGTTGAGGTCTTAGTTCTGACCAGTTCAAGCCTTTTTCTTCTGCTGCCTTAGTCATTGCTTCATCTATTCCAGGTTCCATACCCTTTAATCCACAAAGATATATGTGTGTCTTTTCATCTTCAATCATGTTGAAAAGTTCATTGGCTGACTCTAAAACTCTGTCCTGAATGTACATTCTTCCACCTTTTGTATTTTGCTGCTCGCGACTAATAGCTTTTGTATATTTGAAATTATCAGGATAATCAGAAAGGTATCTTTGAAGATCTTCCTCGTATAACAAATTAGCTGATTTTGGAGCACCCATAAATAACCAAGCTTTACCTTTGAAATTCCATTTATTTTTTTCTTTTTCAGTTGGTTCGAACATTCTTCTTAAATAAGCCCTCATTGGTGCTATTCCAGTTCCTGTGGCCAACATAACAATGTTCGCATCCTCTTCCTCAGGGAGAAGCATTTCTTTACCTACAGGACCTGTTATTTTTACTTTATCTCCTGGCTTAATATCACATAAGTAAGTAGAGCAGACACCATTAATGGTTTCACCATCTTTTTCATATTGAAGCTGTCTTACACAAAGAGAAACTGTATTTCCATTAAAGTCATCTCCGTGTCTAGTACTAGCTATTGAATAAAGTCTTAATTTGTGAGGTTTTCCATTAGCATCTTCACCGGCAGGCATAATACCAATACTTTGGCCTTCTACATAATTTAAAAATGGATCACTATCTTTAAGGTCGAAAGTTATATGATTAACTCTACCAATTGCTCCTTCTTTGAGAAGGCTATAGTTTTCAATGACGGTTCCCTCGTAGGGTGTCTTAGGACGATAAATATTTACTGGTACATCTGCATGTTTTTTCTTAACTACTTTTGGAGCCTCTGTTTTTGGAGCTTCAGTTTCTGAAACGATGGCTTTTTTAGGTTCCACAGCTTTTACCTCAGGTTTTTTTGTTTTGGCTTCTTCAACAAATTTTAAAGCTCTTTTATTGAAAGTTGTGAGTATAAAATAAAAAACAGCTATTACTACTGGTATATGAGCTAATCCGCCTGCGATTACTTTTGCTTGTGAATACATTTTAAAGATTTCTTTTATAAAAGATTATCAACTTGTAGTTTAATTTGTAGTGTATTCACAAAAATGGTTACGTTTTGAGATCGGAATAAATAAAAGAAATTATTTTTATTTTTCAGTATTTGTTGTTTTTATCAGTATAGTTACACAGAAATAATTTTTTATTTGGTTAAAAAATTCATTTATGAATAATTCTCAAGAATCAGAAGATCATTCTAAAAACAATGATTACCAGACAATTGAGCAAACGATGGAAAAGCTTTCTGGAGGAACGAGAAGACTTGCAGCTCA includes the following:
- a CDS encoding FAD-binding oxidoreductase translates to MYSQAKVIAGGLAHIPVVIAVFYFILTTFNKRALKFVEEAKTKKPEVKAVEPKKAIVSETEAPKTEAPKVVKKKHADVPVNIYRPKTPYEGTVIENYSLLKEGAIGRVNHITFDLKDSDPFLNYVEGQSIGIMPAGEDANGKPHKLRLYSIASTRHGDDFNGNTVSLCVRQLQYEKDGETINGVCSTYLCDIKPGDKVKITGPVGKEMLLPEEEDANIVMLATGTGIAPMRAYLRRMFEPTEKEKNKWNFKGKAWLFMGAPKSANLLYEEDLQRYLSDYPDNFKYTKAISREQQNTKGGRMYIQDRVLESANELFNMIEDEKTHIYLCGLKGMEPGIDEAMTKAAEEKGLNWSELRPQLKKAGRWHVETY
- a CDS encoding glucose-6-phosphate dehydrogenase assembly protein OpcA → MKPQLTLQTPLELPYEEISNYLNKLWVSEDSDNTGANTFTLMIWQPAWLEQCLVQKGLLNGPITGNLSPEIIEVAKKFILDEGLPISTSLNSEELLNLLKENLSNKDFEDFRGQFFESSISTLNPRRLITLAPTLNKNSDIKTFVSAYCPLSDTPAMQPICGDLVVIRGDSASISNKGLKIIDELSIEELPSWLWWNGSLDESPEIFEYFTNYGLRLIIDTALGSPYRCLKVLDQLNNSDKAINDLNWVRLKNWRESLAMIFDPPSRRPILDHITDVDIDIAGDHMIQALFLISWISDKLGWSFLRVERGTESTKIEFERINGEIISASINPLSLGNPSIHSGQVIGLRLISRISEVQKNNTCVILGCESVECMRLEAGGMANMELIEQVVPNSFSSSEYDVSKLLGSSRGNTSPLFENSIKIALQIFNGFKN
- a CDS encoding divergent PAP2 family protein; this encodes MAEFFTFFNNSVLFWSLLSCLLAQFFKIVFNFFSTGKIRFGIMFETGGMPSSHSALITGAASGVGYELGFDSSIFALSVAVALIVMYDASGVRKSAGIQAVEINKLSKKLDPKSELLLKENLGHTKIEVIVGSFLGPLITLPGMFFLGSPLKIFDLIIN
- a CDS encoding cobyrinate a,c-diamide synthase, whose translation is MPCVISSPSTDSGKTTLSLLISCWAFSKGIKIQTFKVGPDYLDQQQLSSIGQPICRNLDIFLNGEEWVQESFFKHSLKYEFSLIEGAMGLFDGLGATTYSSTANISKLLNAPVIFIVNARGQVASLLATVRGFKDFDSELSIAGIIFNNVNSDRHKKLIEEVFKNEDIEILGFLPSDSKITLNKSNLGLISPLDNGKQIDIEYFANYAERNLDLFSLIKFLKSPQKKIFNSASFEDFKIEKSKPIAIAEDKIFHFQYPETKEFLSDVGIPLISWSIYDDEEIPNEASSLIIPGGFPEKYAEHISNSKKSLNSLRKFRENGFIYAECGGMMILGDFIKDESGNNHKMSGILPFRSKKSKLTVGYRYIEGLKDTPIIRQNQLIRGHEFHYWEIENNLSELDLRKAEHHMKLSSPWKIKSWETEYKNEGFFDQKLHASWIHLHLPSSPKVAKNFIDATQISF
- the zwf gene encoding glucose-6-phosphate dehydrogenase; the encoded protein is MPSTLSNPLRLGLRQERVISPQCLVIFGASGDLTHRKLIPALFELYLQRRIPSEFGIVGCARRPWTDNEFREKMKVKLSNKISGKETEWEQFSNYLFYEPVDLQQSDHVVRLSKRLNEIDKKQATHGNRTFYLSVSPNFYASGCKALKEAGLLDDPKKSRLVIEKPFGRDYSSAKKLNKIVQSCAEENQIYRIDHYLGKETVQNILVLRFANTIFEPIWNRNYISSVQITSSETVGVEDRAGYYESSGALRDMLQNHMTQMLAVTAMEPPGKFEPEAIRNEKAKVLQASKLADENEPWNCCIRGQYGEGGNISNQLKGYRQEDGVNSNSTTETYIATKVFVDNWRWQGVPFYLRTGKRLPKRLGEIVLTFKDVPVHLFESTIINPAPNQLILRIQPNEGATFKFEVKSPGSGMKSRPVEMEFSYDESFGEPSDEGYVRLLADAMLSDPTLFTRSDEVEAAWKLYTPLIELMDNSPWKLPIYNYESMTWGPPESDQLLSKDNIFWRRP